A window of the Ardenticatenales bacterium genome harbors these coding sequences:
- a CDS encoding protein kinase, which translates to MSNLVGKQIERYRIDALLGQGGMGAVYLAYDLNLTRLVSLKVMHEHLGREPEFRQRFWKEAQVAARLDHAAIVRVYDFGSYQELLYLVMAYVPGLSLRAALRQAQEQAQWIDLREGLWVLAQVADALDYAHRQGVVHRDIKPDNVLLQPLERSERAEEPPIRALVADFGLAKILEGDFSTQSGTMLGTLSYMAPEHILGEAVDGRADLYAVGVMLYEMATGRLPFQIKSPTDAVVKHLRETPPPPQTVRPDLPAPVAALISRAIARDPLARYQTGAELAAALRQLARERDGLDVAAPPTAVGPMLSLTASVRLSASRQMPPEPPPTLLPESPVSPLPGERLVVECSDQPAQTIPLTQAALTVGRAEQNQIVLAGNGISRMHVRLERTDAGWHVTDLGSTNGTRLGEEPLDPHNPHPWPPGVPLRLGPCTLRWFASASAAVAAAPAPAPPASTPAPAPPVASSGRSWPLPAWLIAVVLVLLVAACLSAAALLSFVRERDVAAAATVQVAAQQAAATSTQRAVAAQTTATMAALATAQAEADAAAAATATAEMARQLGDDDGDGLANGEEEKLGTNPQVADTDGDGLTDGVEVNEVHSDPLRADSDGDGMADGAEVDAGRNPTIAETATPTPTRTPLPTVTPTPAPTQTPTPTPTPTLVVQQLQTWDHGLRLLSGQRRYSLLMPAAGPISLTLSWNDGGPQELDVRLVNPETGAVAAQANGGSPLQFVYTLTDGDLGLGRAWDVVIENAGSAAADASLTLLYPSGGPLTDQFLLTPENASQISVIMPAGVGVLVARTTWSGITPEALSLRIFGPGHITPYAERTGPPPLALSYRLLPDQWRAGDVWWVELTVVGQTDASGSMNLVYP; encoded by the coding sequence ATGAGCAATCTCGTCGGCAAACAAATCGAACGGTATCGCATTGACGCCCTGTTGGGGCAGGGGGGCATGGGAGCCGTCTACCTCGCCTACGACCTCAACCTCACCCGCCTCGTCAGCCTGAAAGTGATGCACGAACATCTGGGGCGCGAACCGGAATTCCGCCAGCGATTCTGGAAAGAAGCGCAAGTTGCCGCTCGCCTCGATCATGCTGCCATCGTGCGCGTTTACGATTTCGGCTCCTACCAGGAATTACTCTACCTGGTCATGGCCTACGTGCCCGGCCTTAGCCTGCGTGCGGCGCTGCGCCAGGCACAGGAGCAGGCGCAGTGGATTGATTTACGTGAAGGGCTTTGGGTGTTGGCTCAGGTTGCCGATGCCCTCGATTACGCCCATCGCCAGGGCGTCGTCCACCGCGACATCAAACCGGACAATGTGCTGCTACAACCGCTGGAACGATCCGAGCGCGCCGAAGAGCCGCCCATTCGCGCCCTCGTCGCCGATTTTGGCCTGGCGAAAATTCTGGAAGGCGACTTCAGCACCCAATCGGGAACCATGCTGGGCACGCTTTCCTACATGGCGCCCGAACACATCCTGGGCGAAGCCGTGGATGGTCGCGCCGACCTCTACGCCGTGGGCGTGATGCTGTATGAGATGGCTACGGGGCGGCTGCCGTTCCAGATCAAATCGCCCACGGACGCCGTGGTGAAACACCTGCGCGAGACGCCGCCGCCGCCGCAAACCGTGCGCCCGGACCTGCCCGCGCCCGTTGCCGCGCTGATCAGCCGGGCGATTGCCCGTGACCCGCTGGCGCGCTACCAGACGGGCGCGGAACTGGCCGCCGCCTTGCGTCAACTGGCGCGCGAGCGGGATGGGTTGGATGTGGCCGCGCCGCCAACGGCGGTGGGGCCGATGTTGAGCCTGACCGCCTCCGTTCGCCTCTCCGCCTCGCGCCAGATGCCGCCGGAACCCCCGCCGACGTTGCTGCCGGAGTCGCCGGTTTCCCCGCTACCGGGGGAGCGGTTGGTCGTTGAGTGCAGCGATCAGCCCGCGCAGACGATACCTCTGACGCAGGCTGCTTTGACCGTGGGGCGGGCCGAGCAGAACCAGATTGTGCTGGCGGGCAACGGTATCTCGCGTATGCACGTGCGCCTGGAACGAACCGACGCCGGCTGGCATGTGACCGACCTGGGCAGCACCAACGGCACGCGCCTGGGGGAAGAGCCTCTGGATCCCCATAATCCGCATCCATGGCCACCGGGCGTTCCACTACGACTTGGCCCCTGTACGCTGCGCTGGTTTGCGTCAGCATCTGCGGCGGTAGCGGCCGCGCCCGCGCCCGCGCCGCCCGCGTCCACGCCCGCGCCCGCGCCCCCAGTTGCCTCTTCAGGTCGGTCCTGGCCGCTGCCGGCATGGTTGATTGCCGTCGTTCTGGTGCTGCTGGTGGCGGCCTGCCTGTCCGCGGCGGCGCTGCTCTCTTTTGTGCGGGAGCGGGATGTGGCGGCGGCGGCCACGGTGCAGGTGGCGGCGCAACAGGCGGCGGCGACGAGTACGCAGCGGGCCGTGGCGGCGCAGACCACGGCTACGATGGCCGCCCTGGCCACGGCCCAGGCGGAAGCAGACGCGGCAGCCGCGGCAACGGCCACGGCGGAGATGGCCCGCCAGTTGGGGGATGATGATGGGGATGGCCTCGCCAATGGGGAGGAGGAGAAGTTGGGGACGAATCCGCAAGTGGCGGATACGGATGGGGATGGCCTGACGGATGGGGTGGAGGTGAATGAGGTTCATTCCGACCCGCTGCGGGCGGATAGTGATGGGGATGGGATGGCGGATGGGGCGGAGGTGGATGCCGGCAGAAATCCCACCATCGCCGAAACCGCTACGCCCACGCCCACGCGCACGCCCTTGCCCACGGTCACGCCTACGCCTGCGCCCACGCAAACCCCAACGCCGACGCCGACGCCGACGCTGGTCGTGCAGCAGTTGCAAACGTGGGACCACGGTCTACGTCTCCTTTCTGGTCAGCGCCGCTATAGCTTGCTTATGCCGGCAGCAGGCCCCATCAGCCTCACGCTTAGTTGGAATGATGGCGGGCCGCAAGAACTCGACGTGCGCCTGGTGAACCCGGAGACGGGCGCGGTGGCGGCGCAGGCGAATGGCGGCAGCCCGCTCCAGTTTGTCTACACGCTCACGGATGGGGACCTGGGGCTGGGGCGTGCGTGGGATGTGGTGATTGAAAATGCCGGCAGCGCCGCCGCCGACGCCTCATTGACCCTACTCTATCCGTCAGGCGGCCCCCTGACCGACCAATTTCTGCTGACGCCGGAGAATGCCAGCCAGATTAGCGTGATAATGCCGGCAGGCGTCGGCGTGCTTGTGGCTCGCACAACCTGGAGCGGCATTACCCCAGAGGCACTTTCGCTGCGGATCTTTGGACCCGGGCACATAACGCCCTACGCCGAACGGACGGGACCACCCCCGTTGGCGCTCAGTTACCGCCTGCTGCCTGACCAATGGCGGGCGGGAGACGTCTGGTGGGTGGAGTTGACCGTCGTTGGGCAGACAGACGCCAGCGGCAGCATGAACCTTGTCTATCCGTAG
- a CDS encoding peptide ABC transporter substrate-binding protein: MLSYKRFALIVAILAMGVLILAACQPEVVKETVEVTRVVTEEVMVEGQAQEVTRVVVEQVEVTPTPALVPAEPKNLIVCMAQEPETLYVYGGNMLAQSAVLHAIYENDVTTLSYAYQAQGVEKIPSIADGDAYFETVTVNAGDKVMDKDNNPTTLEEGLVVLNANGDEVTFDGSTPVEMKQMVVEMTMKPRIWSDGTPVTADDSVYSYELAVDPDTPRGKFQVDRTASYEAKDDLTTIWRGLPGFVDSQYYLNGPANWPVLPRHAWSGFTASELLEAEQSSRMPMGDGAFMVTEWIAGDHITLVKNPNYYRASEGLPYLDSVTYKFVPDTNQLIAQLLAGQCDIGTQDGMDVTQAPFLIEAENSGILVPYFQTGTVFEHIDFNIDPWDSTARGGDRIIWFDDVRVRQAMTMCTDRQSMVDNILYGRSEVISSYIPSVHPLFNQDNKQWPYDVDAANKLLDDAGFLDTDGDGIRNHPTTGENFKVNLGTTSGNEMRQQLTQIFKENMIQCGIDIELEYLPASEWFADGPDGPLFGRTFDLGEFAWLTGVDPSCNLYITDEIPGPPEEGYKAGWGGSNETGWSNADYDVACKAALASLPGTPEYEQYHKQAQLIFSENVPVIPLFLRLKVAAARPEVLNFGVDPTQNSELYNIFEIDLKQP, encoded by the coding sequence ATGCTTTCGTACAAACGATTTGCCCTTATTGTGGCAATCCTGGCAATGGGTGTACTCATCCTGGCCGCCTGCCAGCCGGAAGTGGTGAAGGAGACGGTTGAAGTCACCCGCGTCGTTACCGAGGAAGTGATGGTGGAAGGGCAGGCCCAAGAAGTGACGCGCGTGGTCGTGGAGCAAGTTGAAGTGACACCGACCCCGGCGCTCGTGCCTGCCGAACCGAAGAACCTGATCGTCTGCATGGCGCAGGAACCGGAAACGTTGTACGTTTACGGTGGCAACATGCTGGCGCAATCCGCCGTTCTGCACGCTATCTATGAGAACGACGTCACCACGCTTTCCTACGCCTATCAGGCGCAGGGCGTGGAGAAAATCCCCTCGATTGCTGATGGAGATGCTTACTTCGAGACAGTCACCGTCAACGCTGGCGACAAGGTGATGGACAAAGACAACAACCCCACCACTCTGGAAGAGGGCCTCGTTGTCCTGAACGCGAACGGCGACGAAGTGACCTTCGATGGCAGCACTCCGGTGGAAATGAAACAAATGGTCGTCGAAATGACCATGAAACCGCGCATCTGGTCTGATGGCACGCCTGTAACGGCTGATGACTCCGTCTACAGCTATGAATTGGCCGTCGACCCGGATACACCGCGCGGCAAATTCCAGGTTGACCGCACCGCCAGCTACGAGGCCAAGGATGACCTGACGACAATCTGGCGCGGTCTTCCCGGCTTTGTGGACTCCCAATACTATCTGAATGGTCCCGCCAACTGGCCGGTTCTGCCGCGCCACGCCTGGAGCGGCTTCACTGCATCTGAGTTGCTGGAAGCGGAACAGAGTTCCCGCATGCCGATGGGCGATGGCGCCTTCATGGTGACCGAATGGATCGCCGGCGACCATATCACCCTGGTGAAGAACCCCAACTACTACCGCGCTTCCGAAGGACTGCCCTACCTGGACAGCGTCACCTACAAGTTCGTTCCGGATACCAACCAGTTGATTGCCCAGCTTCTGGCGGGGCAGTGCGACATTGGCACGCAGGATGGCATGGACGTGACGCAGGCCCCGTTCCTCATTGAAGCGGAAAACAGCGGCATTCTCGTTCCCTACTTCCAGACGGGTACCGTGTTTGAGCACATCGACTTCAACATTGACCCCTGGGACTCCACGGCACGCGGTGGCGACCGCATTATCTGGTTTGATGATGTGCGCGTGCGCCAGGCGATGACCATGTGTACTGATCGGCAAAGCATGGTGGATAACATCCTGTATGGCCGTTCCGAGGTGATCAGCAGCTACATCCCCAGCGTCCATCCGCTCTTTAACCAGGACAACAAGCAGTGGCCGTACGACGTGGACGCCGCCAACAAATTGCTGGATGATGCCGGCTTCCTGGATACGGATGGCGATGGCATCCGCAACCACCCGACCACGGGCGAGAACTTCAAAGTGAACCTGGGTACGACTTCCGGCAATGAGATGCGCCAGCAGTTGACGCAAATCTTCAAGGAGAACATGATCCAGTGCGGGATTGACATCGAACTCGAATACCTGCCCGCGAGCGAGTGGTTCGCCGATGGTCCGGATGGTCCGCTGTTTGGCCGTACGTTTGACCTGGGCGAGTTTGCCTGGTTGACGGGCGTGGACCCGTCCTGCAACCTGTACATCACGGACGAGATCCCTGGCCCACCGGAAGAGGGTTATAAGGCTGGCTGGGGCGGCTCAAACGAAACGGGTTGGAGCAATGCCGACTATGATGTCGCTTGCAAGGCGGCGCTGGCTTCGTTGCCGGGTACGCCGGAGTACGAGCAGTATCACAAGCAGGCGCAGTTGATTTTCTCGGAGAACGTGCCCGTTATCCCGTTGTTCCTGCGCTTGAAGGTGGCCGCGGCCCGTCCCGAAGTGCTGAACTTTGGCGTGGACCCGACGCAGAACTCAGAGTTGTACAACATCTTTGAGATCGACCTGAAGCAGCCCTAA
- a CDS encoding glycosyltransferase family 4 protein: protein MRILNLIQRYYPAHGGAERHLGEIARRLAAAGHDVTVLTTDARGFELFWQPDLPRISPAEEVHEGVRILRFPVRHLPGMPASYDAARRLLWLLSRIRPLPVAISHRVARWTPKVPALRHWLNTTTDPFDLVVGVNICYETFLEAGWQLARRRRLPFVTHPLTHLGAGPTPGSDPISQFYTMRHQVALVRAGQAAVMMTAAEQQFYARRGVPVARLPVMGTGVNAADVLGGHGERWRWRHGVKQPLLLSLSTMSVDKGTVQTVEAARLLWREGEQVGLVLAGISTAPFQSYLNQLPDADRERILVLGPVDDATRRDLLAACDIFVMPSRVDSFGITYLEAWLYGKPVIGADAWGIKEGVIVAGEDGLLVPFGDAAALAAAISRLLHQPDLAHRLGQRGQAKVYARHTWDRVMPQIENLYRAVVTKEK, encoded by the coding sequence ATGCGTATTTTGAACCTGATTCAGCGATATTATCCGGCCCACGGCGGCGCGGAACGGCATCTGGGCGAGATTGCGCGGCGGCTGGCGGCGGCAGGGCACGATGTGACCGTGCTGACGACGGATGCGCGGGGCTTTGAACTGTTTTGGCAGCCGGATTTGCCGCGTATCTCGCCGGCGGAGGAGGTGCATGAGGGGGTGCGGATCTTGCGTTTTCCCGTGCGTCATCTGCCCGGAATGCCTGCCAGCTATGATGCCGCGCGGCGGTTGTTGTGGCTGCTGTCGCGGATACGCCCGTTGCCTGTTGCTATTTCGCATAGAGTAGCGCGGTGGACGCCGAAAGTGCCGGCATTACGCCACTGGCTGAACACGACCACGGACCCATTCGACCTGGTCGTCGGTGTCAACATCTGCTACGAAACCTTCCTCGAAGCCGGCTGGCAATTGGCTCGCCGCCGCCGCCTGCCATTCGTAACCCATCCGCTTACCCATCTCGGCGCCGGTCCCACACCCGGCAGCGATCCCATCAGCCAGTTCTACACCATGCGCCACCAGGTCGCCCTGGTGCGTGCCGGCCAGGCGGCAGTGATGATGACGGCGGCGGAACAGCAGTTTTATGCGCGGCGGGGTGTTCCTGTCGCCCGCCTACCCGTGATGGGAACGGGTGTCAATGCGGCGGACGTGTTGGGGGGGCATGGCGAAAGATGGCGCTGGCGGCATGGCGTGAAGCAGCCATTGCTGTTGTCGTTGTCCACGATGTCGGTGGACAAGGGAACGGTGCAGACGGTGGAGGCGGCGCGGTTGTTGTGGCGGGAAGGGGAGCAGGTGGGGTTGGTACTTGCCGGCATTTCCACCGCCCCCTTTCAATCCTACCTCAACCAACTGCCCGACGCCGACCGGGAACGCATCCTCGTGTTGGGTCCCGTTGATGACGCCACCCGGCGCGACTTACTCGCCGCCTGTGATATATTTGTGATGCCCTCCCGCGTCGATTCCTTTGGCATCACCTATTTGGAAGCGTGGCTCTACGGCAAACCCGTCATCGGCGCGGACGCCTGGGGCATCAAGGAGGGCGTGATTGTCGCCGGGGAAGATGGGTTGCTTGTGCCCTTTGGCGACGCGGCGGCCCTGGCGGCGGCCATTTCCCGCCTGCTGCACCAACCCGACCTGGCCCATCGGCTGGGCCAGCGCGGCCAGGCCAAAGTGTACGCACGCCACACCTGGGACCGCGTCATGCCCCAGATCGAGAACCTGTACCGCGCCGTCGTGACGAAAGAAAAATAG
- a CDS encoding glycosyltransferase family 4 protein, whose translation MRILHLVHQYPPDYVGGTELYTQQLAAQLVARGHDVAVFFRRDGAEASLEGWREPGGARVWAATSRPVTPTGRFLATFGDQLLDAALAQVLREEQPDVVHVQHLLGLPASLPVQLRRRGLPYLLTLHDFWWVCANAQLVTNYDETICAGPRLWLNCARCALARAGRGGLWPLSPALVPLLAMRAARLRPVWEGASRLIAPTRFVRALYGELGLPEERIMVVPHGIALPRKMPARTRPATGNLHVGYVGGIAWQKGVHVLVEAVAGIPDNAVQLTIYGNMAAYPDYARALRQMAPRAPIHFAGQVDRQQLWQELVHLDVLVVPSLWYETAALVIQEAFAAGVPVVASNLGALAERVRHNVDGLLVPPGDSAALRAALLTLAQDRERLVQLSLGIQPVRTIAAHVDEIEALYRRAVYGH comes from the coding sequence ATGCGCATTCTTCACCTCGTTCACCAATACCCGCCCGACTACGTGGGCGGCACGGAATTGTACACGCAGCAGTTGGCGGCGCAGTTGGTGGCGCGTGGTCACGATGTGGCCGTGTTTTTCCGGCGCGACGGCGCGGAAGCCTCCCTGGAGGGATGGCGCGAACCGGGCGGGGCGCGGGTTTGGGCGGCAACATCGCGTCCGGTGACGCCCACGGGCCGCTTCCTGGCGACGTTTGGCGACCAATTGCTGGATGCGGCGCTGGCGCAGGTGCTGCGCGAGGAGCAGCCGGATGTGGTTCACGTGCAGCATTTGCTGGGATTACCCGCCTCGTTGCCGGTACAATTGCGGCGGCGCGGACTTCCTTATTTACTGACGCTGCACGACTTCTGGTGGGTGTGCGCCAACGCGCAGTTGGTCACGAACTACGATGAAACCATTTGCGCGGGGCCGCGTCTGTGGTTGAACTGTGCGCGCTGTGCGCTGGCGCGCGCGGGGCGGGGTGGTTTGTGGCCGCTTTCTCCGGCGTTGGTTCCGCTGCTGGCCATGCGCGCCGCACGGCTGCGTCCTGTCTGGGAGGGTGCCAGCCGCTTGATTGCGCCGACGCGGTTTGTGCGAGCATTGTATGGCGAACTGGGGCTGCCGGAGGAGCGGATCATGGTTGTGCCCCATGGGATTGCGCTGCCACGAAAAATGCCGGCACGCACCCGACCCGCAACCGGCAACCTTCACGTAGGATACGTCGGCGGCATCGCCTGGCAAAAAGGGGTACACGTTCTCGTCGAGGCCGTTGCCGGCATTCCCGATAACGCCGTCCAACTCACCATTTACGGCAACATGGCCGCCTATCCTGACTATGCGCGCGCGCTGCGGCAAATGGCCCCCCGCGCCCCCATCCATTTCGCGGGCCAGGTAGACCGCCAACAATTATGGCAGGAACTCGTCCACCTGGACGTCCTCGTCGTCCCCTCCCTCTGGTACGAAACTGCCGCGCTGGTCATCCAGGAGGCATTTGCCGCCGGCGTACCCGTGGTCGCCTCCAACCTGGGGGCGCTGGCCGAGCGCGTACGGCACAACGTGGATGGCCTCCTCGTTCCCCCCGGTGACAGCGCCGCCCTGCGCGCCGCCCTGCTGACGCTGGCGCAAGACCGCGAGCGGCTGGTGCAGCTCAGCCTGGGCATCCAACCCGTGCGCACCATCGCCGCGCACGTAGACGAAATCGAAGCCCTCTACCGGCGAGCCGTGTACGGACATTAA
- a CDS encoding glycosyltransferase family 4 protein: MNNHLPRSYLDVASGKVSWYTFKRSPKWGKAATIPLMRLLFLTPAYPPVPGGGERYVQSLAHILSQRGHQLTVITSAAAAEADFWRGVSVAARDLPANDGVTIMRCSLRPITGGRAALMARRRIMAGISLLPAVPPGWLERLARAFPPLVGLDEVLARLPIPDVVHAFNLSWEYPALAGRHYAGIHHLPYFLTPYAHIGPGVNALVARYVTMPHQRRLLAAADAILTLTEATAAGLRDAGISCRHLRVIGAGIDPQPPALPPDTLTRFLLPTPFALFLGRANADKGALDAARAVLRLRRAGRSISLVLAGTATPEFTRFIARLPAVDRTAIYHLGPVSETEKHALLEACAMLLLPSRTDALGLVLLEAWQHARPVIGARAGGIPGVIDDGENGLLIDYGDVAGLAGAIGDLLAQPDRAGTMGEAGRRKNLTTYTWDEVARRVEAAYALAC, translated from the coding sequence ATGAACAATCACCTTCCCAGAAGCTATCTTGACGTAGCTTCTGGGAAGGTCTCCTGGTACACCTTCAAGCGTTCGCCAAAATGGGGCAAGGCGGCTACTATTCCCCTCATGCGCCTGCTCTTTCTCACCCCCGCCTATCCTCCCGTTCCCGGTGGCGGCGAACGATACGTTCAATCCCTCGCGCACATCCTCAGCCAACGTGGACATCAACTGACCGTCATCACCAGCGCCGCCGCGGCTGAAGCTGATTTTTGGCGTGGCGTTTCCGTCGCGGCGCGGGACCTGCCGGCAAATGATGGGGTTACGATTATGCGTTGTTCGTTGCGACCCATCACCGGTGGGCGGGCGGCGCTGATGGCGCGTCGCCGCATTATGGCCGGTATCTCGCTGTTGCCCGCCGTGCCGCCGGGCTGGCTGGAGCGCCTGGCCCGCGCTTTCCCGCCGCTGGTGGGATTGGATGAGGTGTTGGCACGGCTCCCCATCCCCGACGTGGTACACGCTTTCAATCTTTCCTGGGAGTATCCGGCGCTGGCCGGCCGGCATTATGCCGGCATTCACCACCTCCCCTACTTCCTCACCCCCTACGCCCACATCGGCCCCGGTGTCAACGCCCTGGTCGCCCGCTACGTCACCATGCCGCATCAGCGCCGCCTGCTGGCTGCCGCCGACGCCATCCTCACTTTGACGGAGGCCACTGCCGCGGGTTTGCGAGATGCCGGCATTTCCTGCCGGCATCTGCGCGTCATTGGCGCGGGCATCGATCCCCAACCGCCCGCTTTGCCACCAGACACCCTGACCCGCTTCCTCCTGCCCACGCCCTTCGCCCTTTTCTTGGGGCGCGCCAACGCGGACAAAGGCGCGTTGGACGCCGCCCGCGCCGTGCTGCGGCTGCGCCGCGCCGGTCGATCCATATCCCTCGTCCTGGCCGGAACCGCCACCCCCGAATTCACTCGTTTTATCGCCCGGCTGCCCGCGGTGGACAGGACCGCCATTTACCATCTAGGCCCGGTTAGTGAAACAGAGAAGCACGCCCTCCTGGAAGCGTGCGCCATGTTGCTGCTCCCCTCGCGCACCGACGCCCTGGGCCTGGTGCTGCTGGAAGCGTGGCAGCACGCCCGCCCCGTCATTGGCGCGCGCGCCGGCGGCATCCCCGGTGTCATTGACGACGGCGAAAACGGGTTGCTGATTGATTATGGCGACGTGGCCGGGTTGGCCGGGGCGATAGGCGATCTGTTGGCGCAGCCGGACCGCGCCGGGACCATGGGGGAGGCGGGGCGGCGGAAAAATCTCACCACGTACACCTGGGACGAAGTGGCCCGGCGCGTGGAAGCGGCCTACGCATTGGCCTGCTGA
- a CDS encoding DUF4157 domain-containing protein, producing the protein MWADKAQRAITWLAKRLQDSWLWPWNLWRDGAVRWRRLQVTAAAAVRWRRAAAPMPPLTTLHRLGVQLFDLVGGPEIAQALLRWFAHTTPLTSMEVAAAATLFGWDGLRYQDVRVSTGGILSLIFHLNGERAFATWHTIHLPRSGRHTRANLPLLMHELTHVYQYEKVGTLYMTEAILAQWRDGPACYDYGGVAGLVAAYEARQGPGYFNREAQARIVQDYFVRCRHNADTTAYEPFIHALRRGEL; encoded by the coding sequence ATGTGGGCGGATAAGGCGCAACGCGCCATCACATGGCTGGCGAAAAGGCTGCAAGATAGCTGGCTCTGGCCCTGGAATCTCTGGCGAGATGGGGCAGTGCGGTGGCGGCGGCTGCAGGTAACTGCTGCCGCCGCTGTGCGTTGGCGGCGCGCTGCCGCGCCAATGCCCCCGCTCACCACGCTGCATCGCCTGGGTGTCCAGCTTTTCGACCTGGTTGGCGGCCCGGAGATAGCGCAGGCGCTGCTGCGCTGGTTTGCGCATACGACGCCCTTGACCAGTATGGAGGTCGCCGCTGCCGCCACTCTGTTTGGCTGGGACGGCCTCCGCTATCAGGACGTGCGCGTATCGACAGGGGGCATCCTTTCCTTGATATTCCATTTAAATGGCGAACGCGCCTTCGCCACCTGGCATACCATCCATCTGCCACGGTCGGGTCGGCATACACGCGCCAATTTGCCCCTGCTGATGCATGAACTGACGCACGTTTACCAGTACGAGAAAGTTGGCACGCTGTACATGACGGAGGCCATCCTGGCGCAGTGGCGCGACGGCCCGGCGTGCTATGACTACGGCGGGGTGGCCGGGTTGGTGGCGGCCTATGAGGCGCGTCAGGGGCCGGGGTACTTCAACCGCGAGGCGCAGGCGCGGATTGTGCAGGATTATTTTGTCAGATGCCGGCATAACGCCGACACCACCGCCTACGAACCCTTCATTCACGCCCTGCGCCGGGGAGAACTGTAG
- a CDS encoding DUF4097 family beta strand repeat protein: MTELKQEEKSVRPVYVRRHSPSMFGPILLISVGVYFLLQNLGIVSNLNWVAALQLWPLLLVFGGINIIVRQAPRPFGSLLSLIVALLTVAVFGYVLLSSSDTVFSRFGITPSVPELHREPIEYSADVSSADVRIDFGAPGADLYALSDSASVIKGEVTYGNRLNFDASSASSKATIDLATEDAGGFVFNPATWFSWNEAQRWDIGLSPDVSLDLRLGVNSGAVDLDMRGLQVTYLDMNGGSGHAQVVMADGDYDAAFDLGSGSVTMTLPASGRHEIEINSGSGSVTIHLPDSMQLRMEVNRGSGGFNAGGRLNQIDNDEDNPVWETEGYGDSANQLTLVIRQGSGSINVKSGN; the protein is encoded by the coding sequence ATGACCGAGTTAAAACAAGAAGAAAAAAGCGTGAGACCCGTTTATGTCAGGCGGCATTCGCCGTCCATGTTTGGCCCGATTTTGTTGATCAGCGTTGGCGTGTACTTCTTGCTGCAAAATCTGGGCATCGTGTCCAATCTGAACTGGGTGGCGGCGCTGCAACTGTGGCCGCTGCTGCTGGTTTTCGGCGGCATCAACATCATCGTGCGTCAGGCCCCGCGCCCGTTCGGATCTCTCCTTAGCCTGATCGTGGCCCTCCTCACCGTGGCTGTTTTTGGTTACGTTCTTCTCAGTTCCAGCGATACCGTGTTTAGCCGTTTTGGTATTACCCCATCGGTCCCGGAACTGCATCGGGAGCCGATTGAGTATAGCGCCGATGTGAGCAGCGCGGATGTGCGTATTGACTTCGGCGCGCCGGGGGCGGACCTGTACGCGCTCAGTGACAGCGCCAGCGTGATCAAGGGCGAAGTGACGTATGGGAATCGGCTGAACTTTGACGCGAGCAGTGCCAGCAGCAAAGCCACCATTGACCTGGCCACGGAAGATGCCGGCGGCTTTGTCTTCAACCCGGCTACCTGGTTTTCCTGGAATGAGGCGCAGCGGTGGGACATTGGCCTCAGCCCGGACGTGTCACTTGATCTGCGCCTCGGCGTTAACTCTGGCGCCGTTGACCTGGACATGCGCGGCCTGCAGGTGACCTACCTGGACATGAATGGCGGTTCTGGCCATGCCCAAGTCGTTATGGCCGATGGCGACTATGATGCTGCTTTTGACCTGGGTTCGGGCAGCGTGACAATGACGCTGCCGGCATCTGGGCGGCACGAAATTGAGATCAATAGCGGTTCCGGCTCTGTCACCATCCACCTACCCGATTCCATGCAACTCCGCATGGAAGTAAATCGCGGCAGCGGTGGTTTCAACGCCGGCGGTCGGCTGAACCAGATCGACAACGACGAAGATAACCCCGTCTGGGAAACCGAGGGTTATGGCGACAGCGCCAACCAGCTTACTCTCGTCATCAGGCAGGGTTCAGGCAGCATCAACGTTAAATCCGGCAACTGA